Proteins encoded together in one Psychrobacter sanguinis window:
- the erpA gene encoding iron-sulfur cluster insertion protein ErpA — MTTITLTDSAANKVRRLREEEGDNNLMLRVYVTGGGCSGFSYGFNFADEVGEDDANFENDDVTLLVDSLSYQYLQGSTVDYTEGLEGARFVVSNPNATTTCGCGSSFSI, encoded by the coding sequence ATGACTACCATTACCCTAACCGACAGTGCGGCAAATAAAGTCCGCAGATTACGTGAAGAAGAAGGCGATAACAACCTAATGCTACGAGTGTACGTCACTGGTGGGGGCTGTTCAGGATTTTCATACGGGTTTAATTTCGCTGATGAAGTGGGCGAAGACGACGCCAATTTTGAAAACGACGACGTAACTTTATTGGTAGACTCCTTAAGCTATCAATATCTACAAGGCTCAACCGTTGATTATACTGAAGGCTTAGAAGGGGCTCGCTTTGTAGTGAGTAATCCAAACGCGACCACCACGTGTGGCTGTGGCTCATCTTTCTCAATCTAA
- the gshA gene encoding glutamate--cysteine ligase has protein sequence MTEVTDTSPSPNRHSLVPSWLSSKHLSGMLRGIEKEGLRMQSDGFLAQTPHPESLGSKLTHPYITTDYSESLLELITSPKSTVAETLNMLRELHVLVYQSLEEGELMWPLSMPCMLSSDDEDIPLAEYGSSNVGRLKTLYRSGLGIRYGRRMQTIAGLHYNLSFGDDLFSAWRDSSPEHEKAESLTEFKNIKYLGLIRNFKRMSSLVLYLTGASPSVCPCFLTGREHDLQQMNKTTYYKPKATSLRMSKLGYTNSVQDQLDIHYNNLTEYVAGLRSAINTPFSGFTELGLDDENGNPIQINDHILQIENEFYSPIRPKQIAESEEAPSHALEARGIAYVEFRAVDLDPYSDIGIRQSTACFLEVLALYCLLSDSPDLLPEEDELLAENLERVVNNGREPGLKVKSRDGEVTLADWMQKHLETMLPLATLLDAEYGGNHYRVAVTLMLGKAVYPDATLSAQVLADTERLGSTWQLGHELALQHRETIMRNTLSPKTQAQYEVLAEKSWLQQKDLESNDTQDFYEYVQQYR, from the coding sequence ATGACTGAAGTAACCGATACCTCACCAAGCCCGAACCGCCACTCTCTTGTGCCCTCATGGTTATCAAGCAAGCATTTGTCTGGTATGTTGCGTGGTATTGAAAAAGAGGGGTTAAGAATGCAGTCTGATGGCTTTCTTGCCCAAACACCGCATCCAGAATCTTTAGGCTCTAAGCTAACGCACCCTTACATCACCACTGATTACTCTGAAAGTTTACTAGAGCTAATTACCTCGCCAAAGTCGACAGTCGCCGAAACCTTAAATATGTTGCGTGAGCTCCATGTTCTGGTTTATCAGTCGCTAGAAGAAGGTGAGCTGATGTGGCCGCTGTCTATGCCATGTATGCTGTCCTCAGATGATGAAGACATTCCTTTAGCGGAATATGGCAGCTCTAATGTGGGCCGCCTCAAAACCCTCTATCGTAGTGGGCTAGGTATTCGCTATGGTCGCCGGATGCAAACCATTGCGGGATTACACTACAATCTATCTTTCGGTGATGACTTATTCAGCGCTTGGCGTGATAGTTCGCCCGAGCATGAAAAAGCAGAATCCTTAACCGAATTTAAAAACATCAAATACTTAGGGCTTATTCGCAACTTTAAGCGCATGAGCAGTTTGGTGCTTTATCTAACGGGTGCTAGCCCTTCTGTCTGCCCTTGCTTCCTAACCGGACGTGAGCATGACTTACAGCAGATGAATAAGACCACCTATTATAAGCCAAAGGCGACCAGCCTACGCATGAGCAAGCTTGGCTACACCAATAGCGTGCAGGATCAGCTTGATATCCATTATAACAACCTAACTGAATATGTGGCAGGGCTGCGAAGCGCCATTAATACGCCTTTCTCAGGATTTACTGAGTTAGGACTGGACGATGAAAATGGCAACCCCATTCAGATTAATGACCACATTTTGCAGATTGAAAATGAATTTTATAGCCCGATCCGTCCGAAGCAAATTGCAGAGTCAGAAGAAGCCCCAAGTCATGCTTTAGAAGCACGTGGTATTGCCTACGTTGAGTTTAGAGCCGTTGACTTAGACCCTTATAGTGACATTGGCATTCGTCAATCTACGGCCTGTTTCTTAGAGGTGTTGGCGCTGTATTGTTTATTGTCAGACTCGCCTGATCTGTTACCTGAAGAAGATGAGCTATTGGCGGAAAACCTTGAGCGTGTGGTCAATAATGGCCGTGAACCAGGTTTAAAGGTTAAGAGTCGTGATGGTGAGGTCACTTTGGCCGACTGGATGCAAAAACACTTAGAAACCATGTTGCCTCTAGCGACCTTGCTGGATGCCGAATATGGTGGCAACCACTACCGAGTGGCCGTGACCTTAATGCTAGGCAAAGCGGTGTATCCTGACGCAACGTTATCAGCGCAAGTATTGGCCGATACTGAAAGATTGGGCAGTACTTGGCAGTTGGGTCATGAGCTGGCCTTACAGCACCGTGAAACTATTATGCGCAACACCTTAAGTCCTAAAACCCAAGCTCAATATGAAGTGCTGGCTGAGAAATCTTGGCTACAACAAAAAGACCTTGAGAGTAATGACACTCAAGATTTTTACGAGTACGTACAGCAGTATCGGTAG
- a CDS encoding disulfide bond formation protein B, translating to MPRLLTYRALNFILVLFAVIGMAFAVFFLQNYKGLEPCPLCIFQRIGLMVMGVFSLIAAVGNPKQKALQLLLWIGSMAGILWSAGVAARHVWLQHLPPDQVPSCGPGLDYWLEALPMKQVINQVLAGSGECAEISWRFLGLSIPEQALILFTALILVNLLVLWRILKNRTA from the coding sequence ATGCCACGTTTATTAACTTATCGTGCACTCAATTTTATTTTGGTTTTATTTGCCGTAATCGGCATGGCTTTCGCCGTTTTCTTTTTACAAAACTACAAAGGGCTTGAGCCTTGCCCGCTGTGTATTTTCCAGCGCATTGGTTTGATGGTTATGGGGGTCTTCTCCCTGATCGCCGCTGTTGGTAATCCGAAACAAAAAGCCTTACAGCTTTTGTTATGGATAGGCTCTATGGCTGGTATCCTTTGGTCGGCAGGTGTGGCGGCGCGTCATGTGTGGCTACAGCATCTACCTCCTGACCAAGTACCTTCATGTGGTCCAGGTCTTGATTATTGGTTAGAAGCATTGCCAATGAAACAGGTCATCAACCAAGTCCTTGCAGGTTCAGGTGAATGTGCCGAAATCAGCTGGCGATTTTTAGGTTTATCTATCCCCGAACAAGCGCTTATCTTGTTTACGGCTTTAATTTTGGTTAACCTACTGGTCTTATGGCGTATCTTAAAAAATCGTACGGCTTAA
- the mpl gene encoding UDP-N-acetylmuramate:L-alanyl-gamma-D-glutamyl-meso-diaminopimelate ligase, with translation MHVHILGICGTFMGSLALLARDLGHTVTGSDANIYPPMSTQLERAGVTIEEGYDASHLQPAPDLVIVGNAMKRGIEAVEYMLDEGIPYTSGPQFLSEHVLQNRHVLAVAGTHGKTTTTTMLAWVLHYCGIDTGFLIGGVPLVHSEDEKLTQAFAHSSYLGADKTADGKRGYFVIEADEYDSAFFDKRSKFVHYRPRTAILNNLEFDHADIFKDLDAIQTQFHHMIRMIPSTGQIIMPAHTPSLEATIDKGCWTPIWRTEILDAANPQGTEGCTWKAQLIEEDGSEFLVHYHDAKQGQTVTGKVHWGMSGRHNVENAMVAVAAAFDIGISVEQACDALSQFSGIKRRMELIADLEHNTADSSSKVQIFDDFAHHPTAITTTLDGAKKKLKTAKIWAVIEPRSNTMKLGVHKDNLAASAQLADEVIWYEPAGLEWGLTEVIGNAKDISNKQYVMNDTQKIIDHLLAQMGQANKDDAIIIMSNGGFEGIHQRLLAALKA, from the coding sequence ATGCACGTTCATATTTTAGGCATCTGTGGCACATTTATGGGGTCACTTGCATTATTGGCTCGCGACCTTGGTCATACCGTAACTGGCTCAGATGCGAATATTTATCCCCCAATGTCCACTCAACTAGAACGTGCTGGGGTGACTATCGAAGAGGGCTACGATGCCAGTCATCTACAGCCTGCACCGGATTTAGTAATCGTTGGTAATGCGATGAAACGTGGCATTGAAGCAGTGGAATATATGTTGGATGAGGGTATTCCTTATACCTCAGGTCCGCAGTTTTTATCAGAGCACGTGCTACAAAACCGTCATGTATTGGCTGTGGCAGGAACGCATGGTAAAACCACTACTACCACCATGTTGGCTTGGGTGCTACATTACTGCGGTATAGATACGGGCTTCTTAATTGGCGGCGTGCCTTTGGTGCACAGCGAAGATGAAAAGTTAACCCAAGCTTTTGCTCACAGTAGCTATCTAGGCGCTGACAAAACTGCTGATGGTAAGCGCGGTTATTTCGTTATTGAAGCGGACGAGTATGACTCGGCTTTCTTTGATAAGCGCTCAAAATTTGTACACTACCGTCCCCGTACTGCCATCTTGAATAATCTTGAATTTGACCATGCGGACATCTTTAAAGACTTAGATGCCATTCAGACTCAGTTCCATCACATGATTCGTATGATTCCAAGCACGGGTCAGATTATCATGCCTGCTCATACCCCAAGTCTTGAAGCCACTATTGATAAAGGTTGCTGGACCCCTATCTGGCGCACTGAAATTTTGGATGCTGCCAATCCACAAGGTACAGAAGGCTGTACTTGGAAAGCACAGTTGATTGAAGAAGACGGCAGTGAGTTTTTGGTGCATTATCATGATGCCAAGCAGGGTCAGACCGTTACGGGTAAAGTACACTGGGGCATGAGTGGTCGCCATAATGTTGAAAATGCCATGGTGGCTGTTGCCGCAGCCTTTGATATTGGTATCTCTGTTGAACAGGCTTGTGATGCCTTATCTCAATTTTCAGGTATTAAGCGTCGTATGGAGCTTATCGCCGATTTAGAGCACAACACCGCTGACTCGAGTAGCAAGGTCCAGATTTTCGATGACTTTGCCCATCACCCTACTGCCATTACTACCACTTTAGATGGGGCGAAAAAGAAACTTAAAACTGCCAAAATTTGGGCCGTTATTGAACCGCGTAGTAATACCATGAAGCTTGGGGTGCACAAAGATAATTTGGCTGCTTCCGCTCAGCTTGCTGATGAGGTCATCTGGTATGAACCTGCTGGCTTAGAATGGGGATTGACTGAGGTTATTGGCAATGCCAAAGACATCAGTAATAAGCAATACGTGATGAATGATACCCAAAAGATCATTGACCATTTGTTGGCTCAGATGGGTCAGGCAAATAAAGACGATGCCATTATCATCATGTCAAATGGCGGATTTGAAGGCATTCATCAGCGCTTATTAGCAGCCTTAAAAGCCTAA
- a CDS encoding GlsB/YeaQ/YmgE family stress response membrane protein — MIWTIIIGLVAGLLARAIKPGNDAMGWIMTIVLGIAGSFLGGFIASAIGVNSDGSFMSLAFSVIGAIILLFIYELIMSKR, encoded by the coding sequence ATGATTTGGACGATTATTATCGGTTTGGTTGCTGGTCTGCTAGCACGTGCTATTAAGCCAGGCAATGACGCTATGGGTTGGATTATGACCATCGTATTGGGTATTGCTGGTTCTTTCCTTGGCGGTTTTATTGCCAGTGCAATTGGAGTGAACAGTGATGGTAGCTTTATGAGCCTCGCTTTCTCAGTTATTGGTGCCATTATCCTTCTGTTCATCTATGAATTGATAATGAGCAAACGCTAA
- the def gene encoding peptide deformylase, with translation MALLPILSYPDPRLRTIAEPVKTVDADIKQLIKDMIETMYDAKGIGLAATQVDRHIQLIVMDLSENNDSPRVFINPKITPLVEDKKPYEEGCLSVPDVYDSVERPVKVKIEALDGDGKPFEEIAEGLLAVCIQHEMDHLNGVLFVDYLSSLKQTRARDKVRKYLKTREKQLDKVKA, from the coding sequence ATGGCCTTATTACCAATTTTAAGTTATCCAGACCCTCGTCTACGTACCATTGCTGAACCGGTTAAGACCGTGGATGCGGATATTAAACAGCTGATCAAAGATATGATTGAGACCATGTACGATGCCAAAGGCATTGGGCTGGCCGCTACTCAAGTTGACCGTCATATTCAGCTTATCGTAATGGATCTGTCTGAGAATAATGACTCGCCACGGGTGTTTATTAATCCAAAAATTACACCACTGGTAGAGGACAAAAAACCTTATGAAGAAGGCTGCCTGTCTGTGCCTGATGTTTATGACTCAGTAGAACGTCCAGTAAAAGTTAAGATTGAAGCTTTGGATGGCGACGGTAAGCCTTTTGAAGAAATAGCAGAGGGTTTATTGGCAGTATGTATCCAACATGAGATGGACCATCTAAATGGTGTCCTTTTTGTGGATTATCTGTCGAGCCTAAAACAAACACGTGCCCGTGATAAAGTCCGCAAATACCTTAAAACTCGTGAAAAGCAGTTGGATAAAGTAAAAGCTTAA
- the dapB gene encoding 4-hydroxy-tetrahydrodipicolinate reductase gives MTDSNSKTVNVGIIGAGGRMGRMLIEAVANNPQTTLAAAIERSGSSLVGVDAGELVGLEKSGVALSDNLQAELSKIDVLIDFSLPDSTENNVQLCAANKVAMVIGTTGLSDAQEEALNAACEQIPVVYAGNYSTGVNVSLKLIEMAAKAFGETADIEVIESHHKHKVDAPSGTAFMMANAAAEARGQNLKEVAVYGREGHTGERKPGSIGIHAIRGGEIIGDHSVMLIADGEMVEIKHHARERMTFAAGAVRAATWVIDQAPGRYDMQDVLGLK, from the coding sequence ATGACTGACTCAAATTCTAAAACCGTAAACGTTGGGATTATAGGCGCTGGCGGACGTATGGGACGCATGTTGATTGAAGCAGTAGCGAATAACCCACAGACCACATTAGCGGCCGCTATCGAACGTAGTGGCTCAAGTCTGGTCGGTGTCGATGCTGGCGAGTTGGTCGGCTTAGAGAAGAGTGGGGTGGCCTTGAGCGATAACCTACAGGCTGAGCTAAGTAAAATCGATGTGTTAATTGACTTTAGCTTGCCAGACTCTACTGAAAATAATGTGCAGCTGTGTGCTGCAAACAAAGTAGCGATGGTGATTGGTACTACCGGTCTGAGTGACGCTCAAGAAGAAGCTTTAAATGCCGCCTGTGAACAAATCCCTGTGGTGTATGCAGGCAACTACTCGACCGGCGTCAACGTGTCATTAAAGCTAATCGAGATGGCAGCCAAGGCTTTTGGTGAGACGGCGGATATTGAGGTTATTGAATCACACCATAAGCATAAGGTAGATGCCCCTTCAGGCACAGCGTTTATGATGGCCAATGCCGCCGCAGAAGCCCGTGGTCAGAACTTAAAAGAAGTGGCGGTCTATGGCCGTGAAGGGCATACCGGTGAGCGTAAACCAGGCTCTATCGGCATTCATGCCATTCGCGGTGGTGAAATTATCGGTGATCATAGCGTGATGCTGATTGCCGATGGTGAAATGGTCGAGATTAAGCACCATGCGCGTGAGCGTATGACTTTCGCAGCTGGGGCGGTACGAGCAGCGACTTGGGTCATTGACCAAGCGCCAGGTCGTTATGATATGCAAGATGTATTGGGCTTGAAATAG
- the dnaJ gene encoding molecular chaperone DnaJ produces MSKRDFYEVLGVDKNADEREIKKAYRKLAMKYHPDRNSDDPDAEEKFKEASMAYEVLSDKDKRSAYDRMGHAAFENGMGGGGFGGAGAGNFQDIFGDIFGNFGDIFGQSRGGGRQRRGSDLRYVIELTLEEAVRGCKKEISFTAPAPCETCDGKGAKNASDIQTCSTCNGHGQVRMQQGFFAVQQTCPNCGGSGQEIKNPCNDCHGSGVKEKSRTLEVSIPAGVDDGDRVRLAGEGEAGGSGVQNGDLYVEVRVKEHPVFKRQGADLYMDVPVSITDAALGKEVEIPTLDGKVKIKVAEGTQSGKLLRVRGKGVTPVRTTMKGDLICRIMVETPVNLTREQKDLLRQFQDTLDGDSKHHQSPKKKSFFEKLGDLFD; encoded by the coding sequence ATGAGTAAGCGAGATTTTTACGAAGTTTTAGGCGTTGATAAAAACGCAGATGAGCGTGAGATTAAAAAGGCCTACCGTAAGTTGGCCATGAAATACCATCCAGACCGTAACTCAGACGACCCCGATGCTGAAGAAAAGTTCAAAGAAGCGTCAATGGCGTATGAGGTCTTAAGTGATAAAGACAAGCGTTCTGCTTATGACCGTATGGGCCATGCTGCCTTTGAAAACGGCATGGGCGGTGGTGGATTTGGCGGTGCGGGTGCCGGTAACTTCCAAGACATCTTCGGCGATATCTTCGGTAACTTTGGTGATATCTTTGGTCAATCTCGTGGCGGTGGTCGTCAGCGCCGTGGCTCAGACTTACGTTATGTGATCGAGCTCACTTTAGAAGAAGCAGTACGCGGCTGCAAAAAAGAAATCAGCTTTACCGCTCCTGCCCCTTGTGAAACGTGTGATGGTAAAGGTGCCAAAAACGCTTCTGATATCCAAACTTGTAGTACCTGTAATGGTCACGGTCAAGTACGTATGCAGCAAGGTTTCTTTGCAGTACAACAAACTTGTCCGAACTGTGGCGGTTCAGGTCAAGAGATTAAAAACCCTTGTAACGACTGTCATGGTAGCGGCGTAAAAGAGAAGTCACGTACCCTAGAAGTGTCTATCCCAGCTGGTGTTGATGATGGCGATAGAGTACGTCTGGCCGGAGAGGGCGAAGCCGGTGGTTCTGGCGTTCAAAACGGCGACTTATACGTTGAAGTAAGAGTGAAAGAGCATCCCGTATTCAAGCGTCAAGGCGCAGATTTATACATGGATGTGCCGGTCAGCATTACCGATGCCGCTTTGGGTAAAGAGGTGGAAATCCCAACTTTAGACGGTAAGGTGAAAATTAAAGTCGCTGAGGGTACGCAAAGTGGTAAGTTGTTACGGGTGCGCGGTAAAGGGGTAACCCCTGTTCGCACCACCATGAAAGGTGATTTAATCTGCCGCATCATGGTTGAGACTCCTGTGAACTTAACCCGTGAACAAAAAGACTTGTTACGTCAATTCCAAGATACTTTAGATGGTGACAGCAAGCATCATCAATCACCTAAGAAAAAATCTTTCTTCGAAAAACTAGGTGATTTGTTTGATTAA
- a CDS encoding DUF2939 domain-containing protein, which produces MKSLKFILITLIVVAIAVFAGSPYYTAYQLKQAYDANDGTALASHINFDQLQPNIENQLTSKFSNTLQQYPLVAQLGGDALNQAANEFISSAVSNAVTADNVTRLIDTQGQANQATKELAAAWAIASNKVNLRELVQDIIVQRGDIQAVIQNQMQQVIKQQSGELQQHAESGEDSSKPKLSYCGINCFTISGQVKGYPLTLEMTREGLIGWKVVNVVLP; this is translated from the coding sequence ATGAAATCATTAAAATTTATTCTCATTACCTTAATCGTTGTGGCCATCGCCGTGTTCGCAGGGTCACCCTACTATACGGCCTACCAACTGAAACAGGCTTATGACGCTAATGATGGAACTGCTTTGGCCAGTCATATTAATTTTGATCAGCTGCAGCCAAATATTGAAAATCAACTCACTTCTAAATTTAGTAACACCTTACAGCAATATCCATTGGTGGCGCAATTGGGCGGCGATGCCCTTAATCAAGCGGCCAATGAGTTTATTTCTAGTGCGGTTAGCAATGCCGTTACCGCTGATAATGTCACGCGGCTTATTGACACTCAAGGTCAGGCCAATCAAGCCACCAAAGAGTTGGCAGCGGCTTGGGCTATTGCCAGCAATAAGGTCAATCTAAGAGAGTTGGTGCAGGACATTATTGTGCAGCGCGGCGATATCCAAGCGGTGATCCAAAATCAGATGCAGCAAGTGATAAAACAACAATCTGGTGAACTACAACAGCATGCTGAAAGTGGCGAGGACAGTAGCAAGCCAAAACTGTCTTACTGCGGTATTAATTGCTTTACTATCTCTGGTCAAGTCAAGGGTTACCCACTGACCTTGGAGATGACCCGTGAAGGGCTAATAGGCTGGAAAGTGGTCAATGTGGTATTGCCTTAG
- a CDS encoding thioredoxin fold domain-containing protein, with translation MPQFSKRPSVIGNKLLSLSLIMSVVISPFGIMSSAQADLSVFNEAYDKLAADNGNPLKVPTEQQKQFIKKTLRSAGMTIPIVSIQPSKLPSMYQVTLAQSSTTEPQLPLHITEDAQYILQGELQPNPSPKKSTPPKEAPSKTLSGMPVSEALRASILANSSLLKNITPEVALYHTAVPGVIWGTTLNGQPFITNTDASVFTSGEISVIENGQFAGLDDDFEQKKNRNVLSQLDEDNLVVYPATSKEQAVIYVATDINCPYCRVMHNDMKQLNAKGITVKVIAYPYYEKSPEQMRQIWCETDKNARRRALGKAMAGELVASTCTNTSVNNLMANHIKAAGLAVFATPAIYREDGVAFNAPYKDPRFLPFLGIK, from the coding sequence ATGCCGCAATTCTCAAAACGACCGAGTGTCATAGGCAATAAATTATTGAGCTTGTCGTTAATAATGTCCGTTGTGATATCGCCTTTTGGCATAATGTCCTCGGCCCAAGCAGACTTGTCGGTCTTTAATGAAGCCTATGACAAGCTTGCTGCTGACAATGGTAACCCCTTAAAAGTGCCTACTGAGCAGCAGAAACAGTTTATCAAAAAGACGCTTCGCAGCGCAGGAATGACGATCCCGATTGTCTCTATACAGCCCTCAAAGCTGCCTTCGATGTATCAAGTGACGTTGGCTCAATCTTCGACAACAGAGCCACAACTGCCATTGCACATCACCGAAGATGCTCAGTACATTTTACAAGGAGAGTTGCAGCCAAACCCTAGTCCCAAAAAATCAACACCCCCAAAAGAAGCGCCGAGTAAAACTTTAAGTGGTATGCCAGTAAGTGAGGCGCTGCGAGCTTCTATATTGGCCAATAGCAGTTTACTAAAAAATATTACCCCTGAAGTAGCGCTGTATCATACCGCGGTTCCTGGGGTTATTTGGGGCACAACGTTGAATGGGCAGCCTTTCATTACCAATACTGACGCCAGTGTGTTTACCAGTGGCGAGATTTCGGTTATTGAGAACGGTCAGTTTGCAGGTTTAGACGATGACTTTGAACAAAAGAAAAACCGAAATGTACTATCACAGTTGGATGAAGACAATTTGGTGGTTTATCCTGCCACAAGTAAGGAGCAAGCAGTCATTTATGTTGCCACTGATATTAACTGTCCTTATTGCCGAGTAATGCACAACGACATGAAGCAGCTTAATGCTAAAGGTATTACGGTCAAAGTGATTGCCTATCCTTACTATGAGAAGTCACCAGAGCAGATGCGTCAAATCTGGTGTGAAACCGATAAAAATGCCCGTCGTCGAGCGTTGGGCAAAGCAATGGCAGGGGAGCTAGTAGCCTCGACTTGCACAAACACTAGTGTGAATAACCTGATGGCCAATCATATAAAAGCAGCGGGACTGGCAGTGTTCGCCACACCGGCCATTTATCGTGAAGATGGGGTAGCCTTTAACGCTCCTTATAAAGACCCTCGCTTCTTACCATTTTTAGGAATTAAATAG
- a CDS encoding pseudouridine synthase, producing the protein MRLDKFISKATELSRKEAKKVLHASEITVNDEVVKDGSLHVDVLNDEVMWAGEPLSVATGSRYLLLYKPEGFECTLKPKEYPMVTDLIAVPELGNLRIAGRLDVDTTGALLLSDDGGWLHRVTSPRHLHEKVYELTLAEPMDEAEQAHAVKKVAQGILLDGDYEPTKPATLEFIDETHARLILTEGKYHQVKRMMGYFGNKVIELHRASIGGVTLEGLEKGESRFLTEDEINSF; encoded by the coding sequence ATGCGTTTAGACAAATTTATCAGCAAGGCCACCGAGCTGTCGCGTAAAGAAGCCAAAAAAGTGCTGCACGCCAGTGAGATTACGGTCAATGATGAAGTGGTAAAAGATGGCAGCTTGCACGTTGATGTGCTGAATGATGAGGTCATGTGGGCCGGTGAACCCCTATCAGTAGCGACGGGTAGCCGTTATTTGCTGCTGTATAAGCCTGAAGGCTTTGAGTGTACTCTGAAGCCAAAAGAGTATCCTATGGTCACCGATCTTATTGCGGTGCCAGAGTTGGGTAACTTAAGAATTGCCGGCCGCTTAGATGTGGATACCACAGGGGCACTACTGTTAAGTGATGATGGCGGTTGGCTACACCGTGTGACCAGTCCCCGTCATTTACATGAAAAAGTGTATGAGCTAACCCTAGCAGAGCCTATGGATGAAGCAGAGCAGGCCCATGCTGTCAAAAAGGTCGCTCAGGGTATCTTACTAGACGGCGACTATGAGCCCACTAAGCCAGCTACGTTAGAGTTCATCGATGAGACGCATGCCCGTCTTATTTTGACCGAAGGTAAGTATCATCAAGTAAAACGTATGATGGGTTACTTTGGTAACAAAGTTATCGAGTTACATCGTGCCAGCATCGGTGGGGTGACGCTTGAGGGACTAGAGAAGGGTGAAAGTCGCTTTTTGACCGAAGATGAGATAAATAGCTTCTAA
- a CDS encoding YigZ family protein, whose protein sequence is MTYQTLAAPVTARLDIKKSEFITYAYPVHSREKAMFHVEQLREKYPDARHHCWAYIIGDPNNTTSAGFDDDGEPNGTAGRPILNVLQHKSIGNVIIIVVRYFGGIKLGAGGLTRAYAGSAQAAVDEMVLTPYIPMTQVQIEADFANESQVRYVVEDIGGEIGEVTYSKAVTLTVTFPEAETKTLKERLGMSGKVLDNE, encoded by the coding sequence ATGACTTATCAAACCTTAGCCGCCCCTGTAACCGCCCGACTCGACATTAAAAAGTCAGAGTTTATTACCTATGCTTATCCGGTTCACAGTCGTGAAAAAGCGATGTTTCACGTGGAACAACTTCGTGAAAAATATCCAGATGCGCGTCATCATTGTTGGGCTTACATCATTGGTGATCCCAACAATACCACCAGTGCTGGCTTTGATGATGATGGTGAGCCAAACGGTACCGCAGGGCGTCCTATCTTGAACGTGCTGCAACACAAAAGCATTGGCAATGTCATTATTATCGTTGTGCGTTACTTCGGCGGTATCAAACTGGGTGCGGGTGGCCTTACCAGAGCGTATGCAGGCTCTGCTCAAGCGGCAGTGGATGAGATGGTACTGACCCCTTATATCCCTATGACTCAAGTTCAGATTGAAGCAGACTTTGCCAACGAATCACAAGTGCGTTATGTGGTCGAAGACATAGGTGGAGAGATAGGTGAAGTGACTTATAGCAAGGCCGTAACATTAACGGTGACATTCCCTGAAGCAGAGACAAAGACTTTAAAAGAGCGTCTCGGCATGTCAGGCAAAGTATTGGACAACGAGTAA